Within Malus domestica chromosome 04, GDT2T_hap1, the genomic segment aattccaagttttttttccacgtggaaattctaaatttctatgtttatgaatccaaacaaaggaattggtgcatgttaatttataaattcagaCTTTTAccaaaattccaagtttatttccttcatccaaacatagtgtaaagtTCAGACGAGAAATTAACAAATCTTTATAAGTTCTGAGGAAAATCAACAAATATCTTTTATCTATTTATGATGTAGGCACTAAGATACATATCCTACAATTTGAAAGTTGATAATTCTATTTAGTTTTGTTGCAGATGCATCGTGGAAAATGATTCAAAATTAAATGCATAAATTAAGGTTTTCAATtaattttgaacttttcaaatataatatttatttaatttttttgttggaaTATCAAATATAATCAGACATGAACTCAACATCAGCAAAAAGAAAGGTTAACCAAATATGTCCCAACTCTGATTAATCCATTTGGGATTATTACAAGAGACCAAATATGGGTGGAAAGTACCCATATTTCACCACCCAAATGCGACCATGACACCACACTCCCCGGTCCCCTACAATTGCAATAATACTATGTTGGGTATTATTATTCACACTCTTTTTAACTTTTCACACAACTCCgtattcatttttattatttgatcattttcaattcattcgatctgacagctgaaaattaaaaatagtgTGTAGAAGGTAAATAtgagtgtgtgaataacacaATCTTATGACTTACTTCTCAACCTTGGATCTTAGAGTGACAATTGTTGTTCAACGCTAAGGGGTGATTTTATGATCTGTGCGCTTGGTATGTATTATGTGGAGGAAGCTCAACTTTGTTGGAAGTGACCCATACCAGGGTTTTTTTTTGCCTACAATTGCATGATCATCAAAGGGTGGTGCTTTCTTTCCATTGTGGGAAGAAGATGCAGTGGTTTGAGGGGATTCACAAACATGTTCTACTGTCAGTGTAAGTCTATAGGTGATGATACTGTGATCACCTTGGGTGTCTTGACGGTGTTGGGTTTGGCTCATACGATTTGGGTCTTATGAGTTTAAACTTCACGTTGGTTAGATATGAGTCTTTTGTGGCCAAGGAATTGTACCTTTGAAGAATTTATTTTGTGTTCTGtcgttgttttgttttgttgtagtTGTGGTTTTGTTGTCTGTTTGCCTGAAAAATGAAGTACTTCTTTGTCGAAGGAGCGTCGTCTTTTGCAAGTTCATCAATAAGTCGTGCAAATGTTTTTTCCTTGTGCGCGTACATTTCCGCTTGGTTTGATGTGATTATGTGGAGTATATTTTGTATTGCTTCTCTATTGTGTTTGTAATCataaaattgtattcacgatcAATGATGTTTCTCGTTTTATTTAATAAATGGAAATGAAAGTTTGTGTAACAATGAAagagggtgtattcaattgagaatttgagagattttaatggatttttatggagtttaattgatttgtagagatttcatataaaattttgattcaattcccttgaAATTTCATggggagatgtgagatttgtggatgcttaaaatacactatgaAATCTCTTCAATTCCCTTTGATTCtttaactttctcaaattctttaaaatcaatttctaattgaatacacttggatttctaaggattttaataaactatcttaaaattctaattgaatacaccttgaatttcagagaatcacttaaaatcctaattgaatacctttaaattcattaaaaaattaaaatctctcataaTCCTAATGGGATACATCCTAtccaaaaattttcatttttttaattatgatttaaatatatttttgtaaaagattaattaatatataaactGTTTAGTCATCAATTAAGATCAATTTAGATCATCATGATGTACCATCcaatttttactaaaatgatCTTTACGTAACAAAAAGGTGCACATGTGCATCTAATTATTGTTTCACTATTTAATAAAGTAATCATTTTTAActatttgttattattttttttctggcTTCACCATGTCCATATATTTTTAATGTTTCTGAAATACGATAGGATATATAATgtattattataaaaataacGAAATTCTTGTGTTTGAAAATTGACAACTCAAAAATAAAACATCCGTaaacttatataataacacgtgatgtacaCTTGTGTTCccatcaaaataaaatttctcctCCATATCAAGTGGACCCTAGAATGGGAgaataaattattcattattcTCCAAATTTGgacaatcataaaaaaaaaagggcagttGGATTAATTTGACTcaagaaataaaacaaagacATAAATAATCCATTAgtgaaattattttaattaactagaattattaataatatcataatCCGTTTTCTCCACCGATTCCTCCTTAATCCTTTCTTTGCAAGGCTTCCTCACATAAAGTATAATTTCGGATTCCTCATAATCCTCCCCTTCCTCGGTTTCtccctctccctataaatactccCACCTCCGATCACTTCCTCCTCTCTCATTATTTCCCTCACCATCCCACCAAAACTctgttcctctctctctcctctctctctctctctctctttcagtTATGGCTAACAATGGCGTACCGCAGACCGGAAAGGGTATGATCGTGAGTTTCGGCGAGATGCTGATCGACTTCGTCCCCACCGAATCGGGCGTTTCTCTTGCCGAAGCTCCTGGCTTCCTCAAAGCCCCAGGCGGGGCCCCCGCCAACGTGGCGATCGCCGTGGCTCGCCTCGGCGGAAAGGCCGCGTTCGTCGGAAAACTCGGCGACGACGAGTTCGGCCACATGCTCGCCGGCATCCTGAAGAAATACGGCGTCGCTGGAGAAGGCATCTCGTTCGATCAGGGCGCCCGCACCGCCTTGGCCTTCGTGACCCTACGCGCCGACGGTGAACGTGAGTTCATGTTCTACCGGAACCCTAGCGCCGATATGCTGCTGAAGCCCGACGAGCTCAACATCGAGCTCATCAAATCCGTACgtttctctcctctcttttctctccttaCGTTTTGTGTTTCTTTTCTCGGAAAATTTGGAGGGAGGGTTGAAGGTTGAAGGTTGAAGGTTGAAGGTTGGGTGTGATAAACTTACCTGCCGTTGATTTTCTGATGTGGGATGCACTTGGATCTCACTTTATTTCTTGGCCCTTAATTTTCTGATGTGGATCCCGCTTATCACGGATCTCTCGTATCAGACAGACACACCGGTCCCGATATATTCCccacaaaaataattaattaattttaaagaaataaataaataaataaaatttcatgacaaaaataataattaatttaggttttttatttGTATAGATTTATTAGATAAGGAGTCGACGGAGTTCTAATTCATTTCACGTTTCACGTCGTAGGATAAGAGCAACATATTTTTTCATCATTGTAGTAGAGGCCACTTGCATAATTAATTTAGAATTGAATAGGTAAAGTTTGGCAGCGCGATTTGGTTTTGGGTGTTCGTATTTTTTTTCCCCACGCGCACACGTAAGCGAGTGGTTGTTGTACATTTTGTGGTCGGTTCGGTAATATTGCATGTTGATCCAATCAATTGAAAAtacatgttgaaatttttggctctattttattttaagttggcttttttggttttaattaaattattttctctccttttttttttcttaatccaattatttttcactttttgtCATCTTAGAAGTTGATGGGGAGGCATTTATCATAAAGTAATTTTAGGctgaaagttcttttaaaatggTCAAAAGTTGGTtaattaattttggattaaaaatgtccttggtttttttttttaagaagaagCATAGACCCACTTGACTTTTACTAAATattagttttaaaaatattttaacaaaacaacaattttactcattttaaaaatattttcacgaGCTCTTAATTTTCTCACTTTTTATAACatacttatgattttttttttttaacaaacgatattttttATACCAAGTGAATAAAGTGAGATGAGTTTCACAAtgattagcaataatgtggttcaaattcatttttggcGAAAATCGAACCAAAGACCTATCACTAATAAGAAGAGAAATACTACTAGTATTACTAAGTGACAATATACCCATAATTTTTAAATTGACATTTTAGTCATGGGCTCATGGGAGATACGGTTTTTCACTCTTTGCACGTGTACATTATCGATAGTGTGACAAACTGAGAAAGCACACAATATTTTCCTTAAAATGTATCTTGGAGGCTTACCATTTTTTGTATTACACCATATAGATAATGAAATGATTGATGTAGTTTTGCTCACCGAGTCTGGTTTTgattttgtatttataggccaaAGTGTTCCACTATGGATCCATTAGCTTGATCGTGGAGCCGTGCAGATCGGCACATCTGAAGGCAATGGAGGTGGCTAAAGAAGCAGGTGCATTGCTCTCCTACGACCCGAACCTCCGGGAGCCGCTGTGGCCGTCGCGGGAAGAGGCAAAGAAGCAGATAATGAGCATATGGGATAAGGCCGATGTGATCAAGGTGAGTGATGTGGAGCTGGAGTTCCTTACAGGGAGCCCCAAGATTGATGATGCCAATGCCATGACACTGTGGAGAGATAGCTTGAAGCTCCTCCTTGTCACTCTTGGTGAGAAGGGTTGCAGATACTACACCAAGGTCAGTTCCTTATGCGATCCAATCCAATTCTTTACTATTTTGTTGCACCTGCATATGCATTGCTTAATTAGTTCTGAGTTTTTGACTTTTAGTCACGTTGGGCCTGGGGTAGGTGGGGGTGGGGTCTATGTCCATGATTTTGGTTGTGGACAAAGTAAGTTTGATTATATTTCTTGATATTAATGGAATCTTTATCTTATTCATTTGATGTTTTTGTTTTGCATATTAAAAAAACGAGTTGCTATTGACACTCTACAAATGCCGTGGCCGTGCACCATTTATGTAACAAAGTAGAAATATTTCAAGTATTATTATGTGGCAAAGCAGACATTTTTGAAGGAGTTAATATGTGTTCAAAACTAATAGAAAATTGGAGAGTTTCGAACCGGTGACGAcgggtcgtacccagtgcacaaggctcccgctttacgcagggtctgggagaggtgaatgtcggtgACGACACATGGATAAAATTCAACACTCTATCCACATGAATATTTAGTTTTGAGTTTagaggggattgggttttgaaGCATGGGTAGACATCCAACTCCCTATCCATCAGGATATTGAgttttgtttactttttttttggaaactttaGGCATTTGGTTTGGTAATTGGGTTAAAAACTTAACTTGTGTACATTACTTGTAAAACAACAAATACAGAATTTCCGTGGAGTGGTGGAATCCTTCGAGGTCAAAGCCGTTGACACTACCGGCGCCGGTGATTCGTTTGTCGGTGCTCTCCTTGCGAAGATTGTCGATGACCACTCTATTCTTGAAGTAAGCTATACAGTTGACGATGATTTTATGCATCTTATAtgctatatatatttgaattatATTAATTTGGAAAGCTGATGAACGAATTTGGTTGGATTTGCAGGACGAGAAGAGGTTGAGGGAGGTACTGAAATTTGCAAATGCATGCGGAGCGATTACAACAACCAAGAAGGGAGCGATCC encodes:
- the LOC114824331 gene encoding probable fructokinase-1, with product MANNGVPQTGKGMIVSFGEMLIDFVPTESGVSLAEAPGFLKAPGGAPANVAIAVARLGGKAAFVGKLGDDEFGHMLAGILKKYGVAGEGISFDQGARTALAFVTLRADGEREFMFYRNPSADMLLKPDELNIELIKSAKVFHYGSISLIVEPCRSAHLKAMEVAKEAGALLSYDPNLREPLWPSREEAKKQIMSIWDKADVIKVSDVELEFLTGSPKIDDANAMTLWRDSLKLLLVTLGEKGCRYYTKNFRGVVESFEVKAVDTTGAGDSFVGALLAKIVDDHSILEDEKRLREVLKFANACGAITTTKKGAIPALPNESEALTLYKAN